A region of the Flavobacteriales bacterium genome:
AATTTTATAATGATCACAAAGTTTTTCTAAGATTTTTATGGAAGAAGATTCTCGTTTCATAGCACGGATCTTTTCCTCCTTTTGGATGAGCGCGATTAACAAATGAGAACCTACAAGGCCGGTACCTCCAGTTACTAAAATCATGAGTCAAAAGTAGAGGAAAAAAACACGGCTATGTTAGATTATGAAATGATTATCTTTGCGCTATGAGTAAAAATAATTTGATCCAAGAGCTTACTTGGAGAGGCATGATTCACGATGTAATGCCTGGTACAGAAGAACAGTTAGAGAAAGAAGTGACCACTGCCTATGTGGGTTTTGATCCTACGTCAGACTCATTACACATTGGTAACTTGGTTACAATTATGCTTCTAGTACACTTGCAAAGAGCAGGACATAGACCTTTAGCATTAGTTGGTGGCGCAACTGGAATGGTTGGAGATCCGTCTGGGAAGTCTGAAGAAAGAAATCTGTTAGACCAGAATACATTGGCTTTTAATCAAGCTGGAATTCAAAAGCAATTGGAGAAATTTCTTGATTTCGAAAAGGGATCAAATGCCGCTGAAATTGTAAATAACTACGATTGGTTTAAGGATATGTCGTTCTTGGATTTTATAAGAGATGTAGGGAAGCATATTACGGTAAATTACATGATGGGAAAGGATTCTGTAAAATCGAGATTGGAAACAGGATTATCTTTCACAGAGTTTAGCTATCAATTAGTTCAAGGGTATGATTTTTATCATTTGCATAAAGAGAAGAACTGTCGACTTCAAATGGGTGGTTCGGATCAATGGGGAAATATCGTTACAGGTACCGAACTGATAAGAAGAAATGGAGGTAAGAATGCATTCGCACTTACTTGTCCATTAATTACTAAAGCAGATGGCGGTAAGTTCGGCAAGACGGAAAGTGGTAGCGTTTGGCTTGATCCGAATAAAACATCGGTCTACAAGTTTTACCAATTTTGGCTAAACTGTTCAGATGCCGACGCGGTGAATTTCATCAAGATATTTACGCTGCTTACCGAAGATGAAGTTAAGTCTCTTGAGAAGCAGCATGAAGAAGCACCTCATGAAAGACCAATACAAAAAGCATTGGCAAGGGATGTGACTATTCGAGTACATTCGGAGCAAGAGCTTAATATGGCTATTGAGGCGTCTGAAATACTTTTTGGCAAAGGAACTTCGGAGATGTTACAAAACCTTTCAGAGGCTCAGTTGTTGGATATTTTTGAGGGAGTACCACA
Encoded here:
- a CDS encoding tyrosine--tRNA ligase, yielding MSKNNLIQELTWRGMIHDVMPGTEEQLEKEVTTAYVGFDPTSDSLHIGNLVTIMLLVHLQRAGHRPLALVGGATGMVGDPSGKSEERNLLDQNTLAFNQAGIQKQLEKFLDFEKGSNAAEIVNNYDWFKDMSFLDFIRDVGKHITVNYMMGKDSVKSRLETGLSFTEFSYQLVQGYDFYHLHKEKNCRLQMGGSDQWGNIVTGTELIRRNGGKNAFALTCPLITKADGGKFGKTESGSVWLDPNKTSVYKFYQFWLNCSDADAVNFIKIFTLLTEDEVKSLEKQHEEAPHERPIQKALARDVTIRVHSEQELNMAIEASEILFGKGTSEMLQNLSEAQLLDIFEGVPQCEISKSEIEAGVPIVDFVSSKTGIFSSNGEARRMLKNNGVSINKEKVNDTVSISSKDMIDNKYVLVQKGKKNYFLVKAV